Part of the Streptomyces sp. NBC_01353 genome, AGAAACACACGACGCTGCACCTAAATGCATTTCGGGGAGAACCAGCTATCACGGAGTTTGATTGGCCTTTCACCCCTAACCACAGGTCATCCCCCAGGTTTTCAACCCTGGTGGGTTCGGTCCTCCACGAAGTCTTACCTCCGCTTCAACCTGCCCATGGCTAGATCACTCCGCTTCGGGTCTTGAGCGTGCTACTGAATCGCCCTGTTCGGACTCGCTTTCGCTACGGCTTCCCCACACGGGTTAACCTCGCAACACACCGCAAACTCGCAGGCTCATTCTTCAAAAGGCACGCAGTCACGACCCATTGGGTAGACCCAATGAGCGACGCTCCCACGGCTTGTAGGCACACGGTTTCAGGTACTATTTCACTCCGCTCCCGCGGTACTTTTCACCATTCCCTCACGGTACTATCCGCTATCGGTCACCAGGGAATATTTAGGCTTAGCGGGTGGTCCCGCCAGATTCACACGGGATTTCTCGGGCCCCGTGCTACTTGGGTGTCTCTTAAACGAGCCGTTGATGTTTCAGCTACGGGGGTCTTACCCTCTACGCCGGACCTTTCGCATGTCCTTCGCCTACATCAACGGTTTCTGACTCGTCTCACAGCCGGCAGACTGTGAAAAAGAGATCCCACAACCCCGTATGCGCAACCCCTGCCGGGTATCACACGCATACGGTTTGGCCTCATCCGGTTTCGCTCGCCACTACTCCCGGAATCACGGTTGTTTTCTCTTCCTGAGGGTACTGAGATGTTTCACTTCCCCTCGTTCCCTCCACATGCCCTATGTGTTCAGGCATGGGTGACAGCCCATGACGACTGCCGGGTTTCCCCATTCGGAAACCCCCGGATCAAAGCCTGGTTGACGGCTCCCCGGGGACTATCGTGGCCTCCCACGTCCTTCATCGGTTCCTGGTGCCAAGGCATCCACCGTGCGCCCTTAAAAACTTGGCCACAGATGCTCGCGTCCACTGTGTAGTTCTCAAGCAACGACCAGCCACCCATCACCCCGCCACAAACAGGCGAGTTCACTGGGGCCGGCATCGCGAAGATACAACCTTACGGCCGTACCCTCAGATACCCAACAACGTGCCAAGCGTGAGCCACCCTCCGTGTCCCTCTTTCCACGCCGAAGCAGTACTGGAAGAACCATCGAGTTCACTCACGCCAACTAATCAACGTTCCACCCATGAGCTGACCGTGCAGAACGTTTGTCTGCAATCGGTACTGTGCTCCTTAGAAAGGAGGTGATCCAGCCGCACCTTCCGGTACGGCTACCTTGTTACGACTTCGTCCCAATCGCCAGTCCCACCTTCGACAGCTCCCTCCCACAAGGGGTTGGGCCACCGGCTTCGGGTGTTACCGACTTTCGTGACGTGACGGGCGGTGTGTACAAGGCCCGGGAACGTATTCACCGCAGCAATGCTGATCTGCGATTACTAGCAACTCCGACTTCATGGGGTCGAGTTGCAGACCCCAATCCGAACTGAGACCGGCTTTTTGAGATTCGCTCCGCCTCGCGGCATCGCAGCTCTTTGTACCGGCCATTGTAGCACGTGTGCAGCCCAAGACATAAGGGGCATGATGACTTGACGTCGTCCCCACCTTCCTCCGAGTTGACCCCGGCGGTCTCCTGTGAGTCCCCATCACCCCGAAGGGCATGCTGGCAACACAGGACAAGGGTTGCGCTCGTTGCGGGACTTAACCCAACATCTCACGACACGAGCTGACGACAGCCATGCACCACCTGTATACCGACCACAAGGGGGGCACTATCTCTAATGCTTTCCGGTATATGTCAAGCCTTGGTAAGGTTCTTCGCGTTGCGTCGAATTAAGCCACATGCTCCGCTGCTTGTGCGGGCCCCCGTCAATTCCTTTGAGTTTTAGCCTTGCGGCCGTACTCCCCAGGCGGGGAACTTAATGCGTTAGCTGCGGCACCGACGACGTGGAATGTCGCCAACACCTAGTTCCCAACGTTTACGGCGTGGACTACCAGGGTATCTAATCCTGTTCGCTCCCCACGCTTTCGCTCCTCAGCGTCAGTAATGGCCCAGAGATCCGCCTTCGCCACCGGTGTTCCTCCTGATATCTGCGCATTTCACCGCTACACCAGGAATTCCGATCTCCCCTACCACACTCTAGCCTGCCCGTATCGGATGCAGACCCGGGGTTAAGCCCCGGGCTTTCACACCCGACGTGACAAGCCGCCTACGAGCTCTTTACGCCCAATAATTCCGGACAACGCTTGCGCCCTACGTATTACCGCGGCTGCTGGCACGTAGTTAGCCGGCGCTTCTTCTGCAGGTACCGTCACTTTCGCTTCTTCCCTGCTGAAAGAGGTTTACAACCCGAAGGCCGTCATCCCTCACGCGGCGTCGCTGCATCAGGCTTTCGCCCATTGTGCAATATTCCCCACTGCTGCCTCCCGTAGGAGTCTGGGCCGTGTCTCAGTCCCAGTGTGGCCGGTCGCCCTCTCAGGCCGGCTACCCGTCGTCGCCTTGGTAGGCCATTACCCCACCAACAAGCTGATAGGCCGCGGGCTCATCCTTCACCGCCGGAGCTTTTAACCAGCTTCCATGCGGAAGCCGGTGTTATCCGGTATTAGACCCCGTTTCCAGGGCTTGTCCCAGAGTGAAGGGCAGATTGCCCACGTGTTACTCACCCGTTCGCCACTAATCCACCCCGAAGGGCTTCATCGTTCGACTTGCATGTGTTAAGCACGCCGCCAGCGTTCGTCCTGAGCCAGGATCAAACTCTCCGTGAATGTTTACCCGTAATCGGGTGCACACCACGAGAGCGGAACGACCGGTCGGAATAGGACCAGTCGTTCACAGCGTCCTCGCTGTGTTGTTGCCTACCGAGCAAGCTCAGTAGGACTTTCAAAGGAACCTCGCCATCCGAAGATGGACGGGGTATCAACTAATCTGGCGTTGATTTTTGGCACGCTGTTGAGTTCTCAAGGAACGGACGCTTCCTTTGTACTCACCCTCTCGGGCTTTCCTCCGGGCTTTTCCCTTCAGTCTTGCGTTTCCGACTCTATCAGATCTTTCCGATCCGATTTCCTCGGTGCTTTCCGGCCTCTTCGGTTTCCCGTTTCGGCCTTCCGGCGTTTCCGACTCTATCAGATCCTTTCGGGCCTGATTCCCAGTCAGAGTGGGATGTCTTTGCGGCTGTTGGGCCGTTCCGACGCTCAAACTCTAGCGGATTTCCCGGGCGACTCATAATCGAGTCAATCGAAATGAATTTCGGCATGCCGAAATTCGTCCCGGCTGGGAGATCGTGCTGAGTAGAGGTGCCGCATCAGCGGCGGGAGTGGCTGTCGCAGAACCGTTCCGGCCCCGTGACAACTCGGAGAACACTACGGATACGGCGGGGGCGTGTCAACCCCCGCCCGGTGGCCTCTTCGGGCGTCGCCTCCAGGTGCCTGCCGGGTGTCTCAGTCGAGGTCGGTGAGCCGGCCGCCCGCGTCCGGCTGGGTGTGTTCGACCCTGCGCAGGAGGCGGATCAGCATGTCGCCGAGGCCGCCCCGCTCCTCGCTCGTCAGGTCCTGGAGGAGCTTCTCCTCGAAGTCCGTCGCCATGCGCATCGCCTCGAGCCACTTCGAACGGCCCTCGTCCGTGAGCTCCACGATCACCCGTACGCGGTTGCTCTCGTCGCGGTCGCGGGTGACGAGACCTTCGCCGGCCATCCGGTCGATGCGGTGGGTCATGGCGGCCGGGGTCAGGCCGAGGCGCTTGGCCAGCTCGCCGGGGCCCAGGCGATAGGGGGCGCCGGCCAGGACGAGGGTCTTGAGGACCTCCCACTCGGCGTTGCTGATGCCGAGGTCGGCGAGCTGGCGGCCGTACGCCACGTTCATGCGCCGGTTCAGCCGGCCGAGAGCGGAGACCACCTTCTCGACCTGGGGGTCGAGCTCGCGGAACTCGCGCTGATAGGCCGCGATCTGTTCGTCGAGGCTCGGCTCCTGCAGGGGGTGCGGGCCGGGCTGCTCGGGGTTGTCGGACATGCAGGGAGTATCCCACGGTCGTCGTTGGCGTTGAAGTCCTTCCATGTGTATTGTTAAGGATCTAATTTTACTGTTGAAGTCTTCACGGTTGATGCCTACAGGGCTGAACCGTCGATCGAAGTGGGTGAGTGTGACCAAGGCGATGGGTGCAGCGATGCGCCGGATCCAGGCAGGCAGCGCGCTGAGCGCGTTCGGACTCGGCTTCACCGTTCCGTACCTCTATGTGTATGTCGCTCAGGTGCGAGACCTGGGTGCCTCCACGGCGGGCATCGTGCTCGCCGTCTTCGCCATGGCCGCGCTCGTCGTGCTGCCCTTCAGCGGGCGGGCCATCGACCGGCGCGGTCCGGTCCCCGTGCTTCTGGTCGCCGCCGTCCTCGCGTCCCTCGGCGCCCTGGGGATGGGGCTCTCGGAGAGCGTGCCCGCCGCCGTCGGCTCGGCCGCCCTGCTCGGTGCCGGTACCGCCGTGATGCAGCCGGCCCTCGCGACGATGATCGTCTGGTGCTCGGACCCGGCCACCCGTACGCGTTCCTTCGCCATGCAGTTCTTTCTGCAGAACCTCGGACTCGGCGTCGGTGGTCTGATCGGCGGCCAGCTCGTCGACGCGAGCCGGCCGGACAGCTTCCTTCTTCTCTTCTCCATCGAAGCCGTGATGTTCCTGGTGCTCGCCGGGATCGTGCTGACCGTGCGGATGCCGGGGTCCCCCGCCCTGCAGGGCACCCGCCCCGCCGCCGCCAAGGGCGGCGGCGTCCGGGCGCTGCTCGGGCACAAGGCCATGGTCCAGCTCTGCGTCCTCGGCTTCGTGCTGTTCTTCGCCTGCTACGGGCAGTTCGAGTCGGGTCTCGCGGCGTACGGCACCGAGGCCGCCGGCATCCAGCCGTCCACGCTCGGGATCGCGCTGGCCGCCAACACGGCCGTCATCGTCGTCGCGCAGTTCGTGGTGCTGCGGTTCGTCGAGCGTCGTCGCCGCTCGCGGGTGATCGCGGCCGTCGGTCTGATCTGGGCCGTGGCGTGGGTGATCGCCGGGTACGCGGGGCTCGGGCACGGCAGCCAGACGATGGCGACCGCGGCCTTCGTCTCCACGTACGCCCTCTTCGGGCTCGGTGAGGCGATGCTGTCGCCGACCGTGGCGCCGCTGGTGGCCGACCTGGCTCCGGAGTCGATGGTCGGGCAGTACAACTCGGCGTTCGCTCTGGTCAAGCAGCTCGCGCTGGCCGTCGGGCCGGCCGTGGGCGGGCCCATGGGCGCCTCGCTGCACGGGCCGTACATCGTGACCTTCGTGCTCTTCTCGCTCGGGATCACGTACCTGGCGCTGCGGCTCGGCAAGCAGCTCACCCCGGTGCAGGACCAGCCGTCCCTGGCCACGAAGACCTCCCGGGTCGTGGCCCAGCACCTGCCGGAGAAGGAGAGCGTCTCCGCCTGACCTCTTAGTCGGGCAGGGCGAACTCGCACCAGACCGCTTTACCGCCTCCGGGCGTACGGCGGCTTCCCCAGGACGAGGCGATCGTCGCGATGATCGAGATTCCGCGACCCGCCTCGTCCTCCGTTTCCGCCCTGCGGCGGCGCGGCAGATGGTCGTCGCCGTCCGTGACCTCGATGATCAGACGCCGGTCGGTACGGCGCAGCCGCAGACGCATCGGCGGGGTGCCGTGCTTGAGGGAGTTCGCCACGAGTTCGCTGGTGGCGAGGACGCCGAGGTCGCGCAGTTCGACCGGGAA contains:
- a CDS encoding MarR family transcriptional regulator produces the protein MSDNPEQPGPHPLQEPSLDEQIAAYQREFRELDPQVEKVVSALGRLNRRMNVAYGRQLADLGISNAEWEVLKTLVLAGAPYRLGPGELAKRLGLTPAAMTHRIDRMAGEGLVTRDRDESNRVRVIVELTDEGRSKWLEAMRMATDFEEKLLQDLTSEERGGLGDMLIRLLRRVEHTQPDAGGRLTDLD
- a CDS encoding MFS transporter, translated to MGAAMRRIQAGSALSAFGLGFTVPYLYVYVAQVRDLGASTAGIVLAVFAMAALVVLPFSGRAIDRRGPVPVLLVAAVLASLGALGMGLSESVPAAVGSAALLGAGTAVMQPALATMIVWCSDPATRTRSFAMQFFLQNLGLGVGGLIGGQLVDASRPDSFLLLFSIEAVMFLVLAGIVLTVRMPGSPALQGTRPAAAKGGGVRALLGHKAMVQLCVLGFVLFFACYGQFESGLAAYGTEAAGIQPSTLGIALAANTAVIVVAQFVVLRFVERRRRSRVIAAVGLIWAVAWVIAGYAGLGHGSQTMATAAFVSTYALFGLGEAMLSPTVAPLVADLAPESMVGQYNSAFALVKQLALAVGPAVGGPMGASLHGPYIVTFVLFSLGITYLALRLGKQLTPVQDQPSLATKTSRVVAQHLPEKESVSA